The Ketobacter alkanivorans genome includes the window ATACCTTGATTAGGATGACTTAATGCGTATTCCAAGCAATGCAGTGCTCCTTACCTTGGTTATTCTACTTTTGGAATCGGTGTCGCCGTCGGCTCTGGCGGAACAGTACCGAAGCAAGCTACTGCTGAATCCAGGTCAATCACTGGATGAGGCTGCCAGTGTTTCCATCGAGCAGTTGGAAGCACAGTTTGGCGATATTCGGCAGGATTATGCGCGCTCCAGTGCCGGTGTTCAGTTGGCGCGACATTATGTTGAGCAGCGTAATTATGATAAGGCGGTTGCCTACTATAAGGAGGCACTTGCTGCACAGGGGTTATCGGATGTTGTTAACCGGGATCTGCACCGAGAGCTGGCGGGTGTTTATCTTGCCATGGGCAGTCCGGATCTTGCGCTGCAAACCTTATCATCTTTGGGGCATCAGCCGCCGCTTAAGGATCCACAAACGCTGCTCACCTACGCTCATATCTATTATGCATTAAATGATTATTTGCAGGTTGCTTCTACCCTTGATCAACTGTTCTCACTGCTAACGCCGGACCAAGAAGCTTTGTATCAGCAAATGATCGCGTTGGCCTATCAGATTCAGGATTACGATCTGTGTGCCTCAGCGTTAGAGCAGCAGTTGAATTATGACATGAGTAAAAGCGACTATTGGTTTCAATTAGTGGCGGTGCTGCTGAAACAAAATAAGGCGCAACAAGCGCTGGCTTATCTTGCATTGGCTGAATTGCAGGGAATGGCGTTCAGTGAACAGAATGTTCTGTTGTTGGGCAGCCTTTATGCATCCCAAGGGAACCCCTATAAAGGTGCTGAGGTGTTGTCTGAGGCAATCTCTCAAGGGGTGGTGAGTGCTACCGGTGAACACTACCGAGTTCTGTTTGAATACTGGCTGCATGCCCAAGAGCAAAAGCGTGCTCTCCAGGCGCTGCAACAAGCAGCGACCCTGACCAGGGATGCTGAGTTGTATCTTTATTGGGCCCAGATGTTGATGCAGAATCAGAACTGGAAGCAGATGCATAATGTCATGATGGATTTCTGCGGTAAGGCTGTACCACCTCTGATGGTGGGGCGTGCGAATCTGATGTTAGGCATCAGTGAGTATAAATTAAATCGCCCTCAGAAAGCCTTTCAGGCATTTGCCAACGCCACACTGGTGGGCGGTGCTAATGATTTGGCTGGGCAATGGTTGGATCGATTGGAGGCAGAAGGCATAATGGGCAATATTCCCGCGCGACCGTCTGGACCTTGTCAGGCAATTGCTGGATAAGAGCGAGCGGCCTTAATTTCCGACCAAAAAGAATAATATGAACATTAGGCTTCTGTTTTGTTTGATTTGTACTGTGCTGCCTGCTTGTGCAGTTACCACGGAGGATTGCGGCCAATTACCGGATGATCAAACGATTGGTAATGCCGGCTGTATGATTGTTCAGGATGGCAAGCTACTGATGATACAGCAAAGAATCAGTGGCCTTTGGGCTCTGCCTGGCGGTACAGCCGAGCCTGGGGAGCGCGCTGTTTGTTCTGCACAGCGAGAAACCTACGAAGAAACCGGTTTCAGGGTTCAGGTGCGTCATAAAATTCGTGAGTTCGGAAATGGTTTCCAGCTTTATTCGTGTGAGCTCGAGCAGCGTAGCTCGGGGGGGCCGTTAGATAAGGTGGAGGTTGCTACTTATAGTTGGTTTGATCAAGTTCAGCGTCAGTCAGTTCCCCTTCGATTTGAACAGCAACGTGCATTGGTTGATCAATTGGTGCTGGAGGAGCAGGCGCGTAAGCAGCCTACTGCTCCATAGTATCAGAGTTGGGCTCAGGATGAGGTTGTCGCCTCTTTGATCACCGCAGGGCCGGTCACGCCTTCAATGGCATCTTGCAACTCCTTGCGTAAGCCCAGTATGAAGGCTACTTCTGCCGCCACAAACAAAGGGCCGATGGCCAGACCCATTATATCGTCGATAAAAGCAGGTTTGCGGCGCTCATAAACGTGACCGACGAACTGAATAATCCAGCCTACGACAAACAGACCAATACCACTTAGCAACCATAGCTCAGTTGATAGTGCCGCCAGGGCGTTGCCGATCCACAGGCTTATAATCAACGCTGCCACCATGGCCATGCCAAAACGTAAATCAAGCTTGATGTAGTAGGTGCTGGCGGCAACAACAACCAACAGTGCCGGTGTCAACGCTATGCCCATGATATTGAGCTCCGGGCGTGCCAGCAGGGTTGCGACTGCCACCACTATCAAAGGTATACCCACAAAGTGAGTGATGATATTGCGCTTGTCGCGGTGGTAGCTGGCGTACTGTGTGAGCTGTTCAGTCAAGCTTCTCATTCTTGGATCCTCTGCTGCTTTGGCCTGGGCATATATTATCACGCTTATGCTAGCCGCAGGGGGGATGCTAAGTCTGTCATCTGGCTGACATTGGTGGCAGGTTTCCGAGCTTCTGCAGCGCATTCAGATCGCAAATTTCAATGCCGCCGTATACCAGTTTAACAATGCCATTTGCTTCGAGATCTTTGAGGATCTGATTTGTGGTTTGGCGAGAGATGGAGAGCATGCGTCCGAGTTGCTCCTGGTGTAAACGAATGGTCGGAGGTGTGTGTGCCGTGCGATTGCCGTAGCCTTCAGCGATCAGTGCCAATCGCCGGATAAGCCTCTGTGGGGCCGGTAAGAGGGCAAAATCTTCAATGGCGTAGAAGGTTAATCTCAGTTTTTGTGTCAGCAGCTGGCCGAAAGAACGCCAATATTCAGGCGTCTCTTGCAGAATTTGTTGCAGTGTTGCTTCCGACACATGCAATAACATGCTGTCGGTTTCGGCGATAGCGTCATGGGTTCGGGGTTGGCTATCGAACAAGGAGACCTCGCCGATCCAATTTGGAGGATCTATAAACGTGAGAATGGCCTCCTTACCATCTTCACTCAGCATGCTGATCCGCAAAGCGCCCTCAATCACGGCATATAAGCCGCAGTTTGGATCGCCGCGAGAGAACAGCGTATTGCCACGGGCAATGGTTTGGGTTTTGCCATTACTGATAAGGGCACGTTGCAACGGTTCAGGAATGGCATTGAACCAGCGGCCTTGTTGCAATATGTCTGTTATTGGTGGAGTTTTATTTGGCATGAGCGCAACTTGAGTGCTGTTAGTAACCTCAGGTTACCTCAGGCAGAAGTCGGTGCCAACAGTGTTCAATCGCGGGAATCCAGCCATGAGTTAAACCGGTTCAATACCACTTGGGCGTTTTCCAATACAGCAGGCAACAGTGCCTTCATTTTATCGGTATCAGCGATGCTGGCGGCGTATTCCATAGCCGCGCATGCTTGTTCCAGTTGAGAGGCTTTCATTTGTCCAGCGCTGCCTTTTATCGTGTGGGCCAGATACTGGCTTTGGCTGGTGTTGTGTTCCTGCACCGCGCAGGATAAGTTGTCCAGGTGCGGTGGCACATGATTCATGAATGATTCCAGAAGCAGTTGCAGCCGATCTTGCCGCTGCTTGACCATAGATAGAGCAGCCACTTCATCCCATATGGATTCGTCACTAGGCTGATGGTCACTATTTGCAGATTCGTCAGGCTGTTCACATTGAAAGGCGCTGTCTTGTGTTTCATCCAAAATCCATAGCTTTAACTTTCGCAGCAGTGCATCTGATGATATGGGCTTGCTTAGGTAGTCGTTCATGCCTGCTTGGATGCATTTTTCGCGATCACCTTTCATTGCGTTGGCAGTCATGGCGATGATAGGAATATTGTTATTATGCTCCCCAGCTGAACCTGCCCGAATGCGACGGGTGGTTTCGTAGCCATCCAATTCTGGCATTTGGCAGTCCATCAGTATTAAAGTGTAGGGTTCTGGTTGTGGTGCAGTTGCCAGAGTTTGAATGGCTTCCAGTCCGTTTCCTGCTACATCTGCATTCAAGCCCAGTTCATTTAGAATCATTTTCGCGACTTCTACATTAATGGAGTTGTCCTCCACCAGAAGAATCCGAGCTTTTTGTGGCCAATCTGGAACGATTGCCTGCTGGTGATTGTCGCGCAGTGCTTTGAGGGAGTGGCGGGTGAGTAGTGGTCTGCGCTCATTACTTTCGCTCTGTTTGGATATCACTGAAAGCGCGATAAATAGATCTTGGGTGGTGACTGGTTTGGGAAAATAGGCGCTAAATCCGAGCTTTTCAAAATAGCGGGCATCACCCCGGTGCGCCATGCTGGTCATCATCACCAATTGCATTTTTACCAGACGTGGATCAGCTTTTAGTTTTTCTGCCAATTGTGCGCCGTTCATCCCTGGCATTCCCATATCCAGAATAGCGATGTCAAAGGGAGGCTGCTGTTCTGGAGTGCGCGTCAGTCTATCCTCACAGCAAGCCAGAGCCTCTGTTCCGCTGCTGGCTTGTGCAACCGTGATCCCCCACAGTTGCAGTTGGTCGTGAAGCACCTCCCGGTTGGTGCTGTTGTCATCTACCACCAATACCTTTAATGAGGTGGTATCCAGCTCTGGTATTACCTGCTTGGCCATGTCGCTGGGCTCAAGCAATATGTGAAACTCAAATCGGCTACCCTGATTTGGCGTGCTGGTAGCGCTAATATCGCCCCCCATTTTGTTCACTAACTGCTTGCAGATAGCCAGGCCCAGTCCGGTACCGCCATACTGGCGAGTAGTGCTGGCATCCACTTGGGTGAAAGGAGAAAACAGATTGGATATCTTGTTGGTTGGAATGCCGATACCCGTATCCTGAACGGATGATTCAAAGCGGAGTTTGTCGTTCTGTTGCGTGATATTGCATCGTACTAAGATTTCACCCTGCGGGGTGAATTTTATGGCGTTGCCAACCAAGTTGGTAAAGATCTGACGGACACGACCGGGATCGCCTTTAACCATGGAAACTTGGATGCCTCTCAGATCCAGTATCAATTCCAACCCCTTTTCCTGGGCCTTCAGTGCCATGGATTCGGAGAAGTCACCGAGCATTGCCCGTAGATCAAAATCCAGTACTTCAATGTCCAGTTTACCTGCATCCACTTTTGAGAAATCAAGAATGTCGTTAATAAGTAGCAGTAATGACTCGGCGCTACTCATGGCTAATTGCAATCGTCGCAATTGGTCGCTATCGAGCTTTGTGCGCTGTAACAAATTCAACATACCCAGCACGCCATTCATGGGGGTACGTATTTCGTGGCTCATTGTCGCCAAAAAGTCACTTTTGGCTTGGGTTGCCGCCTCTGCAGCATCTTTCGCGGCTACCAGGTCTTTTTCGGCTTGGTTTCTTGCCTGTTGGTTCCTGTAGCCTTCAATCAGCTGGCCAATGGTCATCATTAGGGGGTCCAGCCATTTCACCATTTTCTGATTGTAGCCAGAGCCCCGATTAGCCAGGCCAACCATAGCGATGCCTTTGCCGTTGCGTGTGATGGGGATGCCCAAAAATGAATGCAGGGCAGGGTGACCGTTAGGGGAGTCTTCTTTTGGGGTATTTGAAATGACAGGTTGCAATGATGTCAGTGCGCGCTCAAACAGTGGTTCTAGATTACGAAATTCCGTGCCATCCTTGAGCAGGCCTTCATAAAACTCATCAGACTTTTCATCCAGTGCTACGTTTGAGATTGAACGGATTTTTAAAAAGGGTTGGCTTGCTGAATTGTAATGTATCTCGCCCACGAACCCGTATTGGCTGTCGGTAAGGGTGAGGACGTTGCTAAGCAGGTTGTCAAAGGTCTGCAGGTAGTTCTCGTTAGCAATGAAGGTGGATTGGGCGCGCTCAATTGCCCGTAGTAGGGACATTTGATGTTCCAGTTCATTGTGGGTCTGTGCCAGTCGTTGCTCGTTGAGTTTGCGCTCTGTGATGTCTTGTAATGAACCAAACAGTCGGGTGCAGGTTCCATTTTTAAACTCACCCTGGCCAATGCTACATACCCAAACTTCATTGCCGTCAGCGGTGATTATTTTGGATTCCAGCTTCCAGGGTTGTTGCTGGGTGCGACATAGTTCGATCGCCTTTTGCATGGCGTTCTGATGAGCGCCTTCTTCGAAATAACGTATACCATCTTCAGGTGTAGGTTCATATTCCGGGGCAACGCCCTGAATCAGTTTGCACATAGGGGACCAGTACAGGGTGTTCTTTTCCAGGTTGGCTTCCCAGGCTCCAATGCGCGCTTGCTTGCTCATCTGCTCCAACACTTCCTGCTGGTTGGCCAGTTTCTCCTCAGCCTGTTTGCGTTCGGTGATGTCTTCAATAATCGACCATATGTATTCGTGGCCATTGCTTTCCCGCAGCAGTATGCCGTTTAGTACAACAGGAAATCTGCTGCCGTCTTTTCGTATGTATTCCTTTTCATAGGGGCCATAACGACCTGTGCTGTTAAGGCTCTCCAGTTGGGCGGCCTCTTGCTCCTCGTAATCACGGGGCGTGATATCCCAATAATCCAGCGCCAGAAGCTCTTTCTTGGTGTAGCCTGTTGGCCTGCTGAGGGCGTCATTGATTTCGATAAATTTCCCGGTGGAAAACTCATTCAGCGCGATACCGATCGGCGATAATTCAACGAGAGCACGTAACCGCCTATTGTCGATCTGCCGCCGTTGGTACAGGTAGGTCAGGATGAAAAACACCAGGCAGATCAAGCTCCCTATGACTACCAGCGTGGCACGCAGTGCGTTTGCGTTTTTAGCGTGAGCAGGCCAGCCATTTTTAGGCGCAGCGGCTATTTCCCAATGGCCAGCGGGTAACGAGATGGTGGCCAGTACCGGGTTTTGATCAAACAGCTCGGCAGCACCAAAAAAAACAGCGCCTTTCGCGCCAAGCCCGTCCTTGCCACGAATGGATATGGCATAGGGCACCTCTGCATCCAGCAGCCCGTTGCGTTTGAAAAGCAAGTCGGCGTCAATCACTGCAGACACCAGCCCCCAAAATGTGCGCTGACCGTTCTGCTCAACAAACACCGGTATACGCCCAATAATGCCGTTGCCGCCCTGCACAAGTTTAAGAGGCCCTGCTATCACCATATCCTTACTGTCCCGTGCAGACATGGCCGCTTGCCTTTGTACCGGATTTTTACCCAGATTCAGTCCCAGGGCTCCTTCATTTCCCTGCAATGGGTAGATATAGCGAATCACCATATCCGGTGCACCACCGATGTTTTTGAGAAGTGGGCGATCTTGTAGCAGTATGCTGGCATAAGCACCGAAGCGCGACTGTGTGATATCCGGCTCGACGCTGATTATCGCCACCATTCCCTGCACAGTCTGTAGATTGCTGTTGATGTCACCTTCCAAGCGAGCACGCAATACGCTGATTTTACTCAATATTTCGTTGCGCAGATGTTCGTTTTCAGTTTGGTTGTTAAGTCGGTCAATAAACAGACCAGTCGCAATCATGCAGACAGCAGCTATTGTCGGCGCCAGCCATAGGTACTGTCGGGGTTGGAAGTTCAGAACTTAATACCTCAATCCATGGTGTCTATCTATTAGTTATAGTTCATAGAATTGCATTTTTCTGCGGGGGGAAGTGTCATGGCTGTTGGCGATCAGGTATACGATGTATACGCTGGTGGTGCTTGTCTTAATATTAAGCTAAAACAATAAGTTGCTCCCCAGTGAATAATCAGGAGATGAATCCATGGCCAACTGGCTGATAGAGAAGGTGGTGCGCTGGCGCTATGGCATGATTGTCGTGTCCCTGATAGTGGCTGTGGTGTTTGGATGGGGCGCGCAGTATCTGCAGCCGGATACAGACTACAAGGCGTTTTTCAAGGAAACCAACCCGCAATTAATGGCCTTTAATCGTATCGGTAATGCTTATACGCAAACGGATTCAGTTCTATTTGTTGTGCAAGCAACCGAAGCCACAGTCTTTACACCGGAAACCCTGCTGATTATAAGCGAGTTGACTCGTCGAGCTTGGGAGCTGCCGTATTCCCAGCGGGTTGATTCGGTTGTGAACTTTCAGCACACGGATGCCGACGATGATGGGTTGGTGGTGCGTGAATTGGTGGAGGACGCAGTCAATTTGACCTCACAGCAGGCTGATAGTATTCGCCAAATTGCGTTGAATGAGCCTCAGCTGGTGAAAAAACTGATATCAGCAGACGGCAAGGTTGCTGGCGTGAATGTGGTGATCAATCTACCGGTGCATCAGGGAGATTCGCTGCACGAGGTCGGAGAGGCAGCAAGGGCGCTGCGGGCAGAATTTGCGGATCGCTATCCTGATGTGAGAGTGCTGTTGTCGGGTATTGTTGAATATAACTACGCGTCTGAAAAGATCATCGGCGATGAGATGGTTACGCTCATGCCCTTTATGTTGCTGGTGGTGCTGTTGGTGTTGGTGCTGATGTTGCGATCGTTCTGGGGCACATTTGCAACACTGGTGGTTATCCTGTTTTCGATCGCGGTTGCCATGGGGGCCATGGGCTGGATAGGGTGGCCTCTTACTTCTGGTTCTGCTGGTGCGCCGACCATCGTGTTGACCATGGCCGTTGCCGATTGCGTTCACATCCTGGTGACCTATTACCTCTACTTGCGTCAGGGTCACGACAAGTTCAGCGCCATGCGCACCAGTTTGCGTTTGAACTTTCAACCGGTGTTTATTACCAGTCTTACCACTGCGATCGGTTTTCTGAGTATGAATTTCAGTGATTTACCGCCCTTTAATGTGTTAGGTAATGTGGTGGCGATAGGGGTTGTGGCCGCCTTTCTGTTCGCGATTTTTTTTCTGCCAGCACTGATGCTGGTGCTGCCTGCGCGAGTGGGTAACAGTGAAGTGAGGCAGAGTCATGCCATTGATCCGTTTGCCAATTTTGTGGTGCGCCACCGCACTGGCCTGCTTTGGGGTGTGAGCGTCATTACCATTGCGCTAATTGCTTGCATTCCGCGAAATGACATCAACGACAACTTTCTGCGATTTATTAAACAGGGCAACCCAACTCGGGACGCAACGGATTTCATCAGTGAAAACTTAAGCAGCTTTTACAGTGTGGAGTATTCACTGCATAGCCCCTACGAAGGAGGAGTCTATGATCCGAGATTTTTACAACAGGTTCATCAGTTTAGCGAATGGCTGAAACTGCAGCCAGAAGTGGCACAGGTGATGTCCATAACCGACATCTTTACGCGTTTGAATCGGAACATGCATGGCAATGATCCAGCCTGGGAGAAGCTGCCTCAGGAGCGCGAGCTGGCAGCGCAGTATTTGTTGCTTTATGAGATGAGCCTGCCGTTTGGTTTGGATCTTAATAATCAGATTAATTTTGAGAAAACCGCCACGCGCCTTACGGTGAACCTTGTTGAGCAGAATACTGCTGCAATGCTGAGATACGAGAAGAAGTACGCCGATTATTTGCGTGTGCATGCGCCAGATATCCGTTTTGATGCCGGTAGCACTACGCTGTTGTTTTCTCATGCGGGCATCAGCAATGCGATCAGTATGCTTGAAGGGTCTATCCTAGCGTTGATTATCATATCGATAATTTTAATTGTCGCGCTGCGTTCGTTAAAAATTGGTTTGATCAGTATCATTCCTAATTTGATCCCGGCGGGCTTGGCCTTTGGCCTATGGGCTATTTTTGTGGGTGAGGTGGGTATTTCCATTGCCATCGCCATTGGCATGACCCTGGGTATTGTGGTGGACAATACAGTACATTTTCTAAGCAAGTATTTGCGGGTTAGACGTGAACAGGGCGCAACACCAGAGCAAGCGGTACGTTATTCCTTTTCTAACGTGGGGGTGGCGCTGTTGGCCACCAATATAGTGCTTATTGCAGGGTTTCTTGTGCTTTCCATGTCTGGGTTTGTGCTTAATTCCCAAATGGGCATGTTCACTGCGCTCACCTTTGTTATGGCATTACTGGTGGACTTTTTCTACTTGCCAGTGCTTTTGCTGCTGGTGGATAAAGATACAAAATTGGACGCTGACCATTTACATCAGGTAACGGGATCTTGATCTACACTGGTTAGAAAGGAGGTGTATCATGAATTCTGTTGTCCCCGCTGTTGAAGACACAGTTACCGGAAGCTATCTGACTTTCGCACTACTGGATGCCCGCTATGCGTTGGCGGTACGCCATATACGTTATATCACTTCGCTGGCAGCCATCGCTCCCCGTGAGGTACCCGATACTGAGCATCAGAACCATCGAGTATTTCAGTTTCAGGATGCCCAGATCCCGCTTTATCCATTTTGTGATTTGGTTGGCATGAGCTCTCAACAGGAGGACTGTCAGCAGCTGATAGCGTTGTTGGCCCAACGCCGCCAGGATCATATCGACTGGATGGATGCTCTCCATGAGAGTATTTGTGAAGGGGTGGATTTTACCAAAGCAACGGATCCTCACAAATGCGCTTTTGGCATTTGGTACGATCATTATGCTCCCGAGGATGACGAGCTGAAAAAGATAATGATGCTCTTCGATGAACCCCATAAGCGAATTCATGCGCTTGCTGAGAAGCTCTTGGATGTATCGCAACGGCAGGGTCAGGTCGACGTTGCCATACGCATGTTAGAAGAGGAAAAGCACTCGACGCTAAAACAGTTGATGAATCTGTTTGAGCAGGCCAGCGAGCGTCTGCGGGAAATGCAAAAACCGGTTGTAGTCATTCTTAATACCGGTCATCGCACTTTTGCCATTGAACTGGATGGCATTGATGGCATTATTGATTTTGAGTACGGGCACTGGCTGGCGGATACTGATGTGGATAA containing:
- a CDS encoding tetratricopeptide repeat protein, translated to MRIPSNAVLLTLVILLLESVSPSALAEQYRSKLLLNPGQSLDEAASVSIEQLEAQFGDIRQDYARSSAGVQLARHYVEQRNYDKAVAYYKEALAAQGLSDVVNRDLHRELAGVYLAMGSPDLALQTLSSLGHQPPLKDPQTLLTYAHIYYALNDYLQVASTLDQLFSLLTPDQEALYQQMIALAYQIQDYDLCASALEQQLNYDMSKSDYWFQLVAVLLKQNKAQQALAYLALAELQGMAFSEQNVLLLGSLYASQGNPYKGAEVLSEAISQGVVSATGEHYRVLFEYWLHAQEQKRALQALQQAATLTRDAELYLYWAQMLMQNQNWKQMHNVMMDFCGKAVPPLMVGRANLMLGISEYKLNRPQKAFQAFANATLVGGANDLAGQWLDRLEAEGIMGNIPARPSGPCQAIAG
- a CDS encoding NUDIX domain-containing protein, encoding MNIRLLFCLICTVLPACAVTTEDCGQLPDDQTIGNAGCMIVQDGKLLMIQQRISGLWALPGGTAEPGERAVCSAQRETYEETGFRVQVRHKIREFGNGFQLYSCELEQRSSGGPLDKVEVATYSWFDQVQRQSVPLRFEQQRALVDQLVLEEQARKQPTAP
- a CDS encoding Mpo1 family 2-hydroxy fatty acid dioxygenase — encoded protein: MRSLTEQLTQYASYHRDKRNIITHFVGIPLIVVAVATLLARPELNIMGIALTPALLVVVAASTYYIKLDLRFGMAMVAALIISLWIGNALAALSTELWLLSGIGLFVVGWIIQFVGHVYERRKPAFIDDIMGLAIGPLFVAAEVAFILGLRKELQDAIEGVTGPAVIKEATTSS
- a CDS encoding Crp/Fnr family transcriptional regulator translates to MPNKTPPITDILQQGRWFNAIPEPLQRALISNGKTQTIARGNTLFSRGDPNCGLYAVIEGALRISMLSEDGKEAILTFIDPPNWIGEVSLFDSQPRTHDAIAETDSMLLHVSEATLQQILQETPEYWRSFGQLLTQKLRLTFYAIEDFALLPAPQRLIRRLALIAEGYGNRTAHTPPTIRLHQEQLGRMLSISRQTTNQILKDLEANGIVKLVYGGIEICDLNALQKLGNLPPMSAR
- a CDS encoding response regulator: MIATGLFIDRLNNQTENEHLRNEILSKISVLRARLEGDINSNLQTVQGMVAIISVEPDITQSRFGAYASILLQDRPLLKNIGGAPDMVIRYIYPLQGNEGALGLNLGKNPVQRQAAMSARDSKDMVIAGPLKLVQGGNGIIGRIPVFVEQNGQRTFWGLVSAVIDADLLFKRNGLLDAEVPYAISIRGKDGLGAKGAVFFGAAELFDQNPVLATISLPAGHWEIAAAPKNGWPAHAKNANALRATLVVIGSLICLVFFILTYLYQRRQIDNRRLRALVELSPIGIALNEFSTGKFIEINDALSRPTGYTKKELLALDYWDITPRDYEEQEAAQLESLNSTGRYGPYEKEYIRKDGSRFPVVLNGILLRESNGHEYIWSIIEDITERKQAEEKLANQQEVLEQMSKQARIGAWEANLEKNTLYWSPMCKLIQGVAPEYEPTPEDGIRYFEEGAHQNAMQKAIELCRTQQQPWKLESKIITADGNEVWVCSIGQGEFKNGTCTRLFGSLQDITERKLNEQRLAQTHNELEHQMSLLRAIERAQSTFIANENYLQTFDNLLSNVLTLTDSQYGFVGEIHYNSASQPFLKIRSISNVALDEKSDEFYEGLLKDGTEFRNLEPLFERALTSLQPVISNTPKEDSPNGHPALHSFLGIPITRNGKGIAMVGLANRGSGYNQKMVKWLDPLMMTIGQLIEGYRNQQARNQAEKDLVAAKDAAEAATQAKSDFLATMSHEIRTPMNGVLGMLNLLQRTKLDSDQLRRLQLAMSSAESLLLLINDILDFSKVDAGKLDIEVLDFDLRAMLGDFSESMALKAQEKGLELILDLRGIQVSMVKGDPGRVRQIFTNLVGNAIKFTPQGEILVRCNITQQNDKLRFESSVQDTGIGIPTNKISNLFSPFTQVDASTTRQYGGTGLGLAICKQLVNKMGGDISATSTPNQGSRFEFHILLEPSDMAKQVIPELDTTSLKVLVVDDNSTNREVLHDQLQLWGITVAQASSGTEALACCEDRLTRTPEQQPPFDIAILDMGMPGMNGAQLAEKLKADPRLVKMQLVMMTSMAHRGDARYFEKLGFSAYFPKPVTTQDLFIALSVISKQSESNERRPLLTRHSLKALRDNHQQAIVPDWPQKARILLVEDNSINVEVAKMILNELGLNADVAGNGLEAIQTLATAPQPEPYTLILMDCQMPELDGYETTRRIRAGSAGEHNNNIPIIAMTANAMKGDREKCIQAGMNDYLSKPISSDALLRKLKLWILDETQDSAFQCEQPDESANSDHQPSDESIWDEVAALSMVKQRQDRLQLLLESFMNHVPPHLDNLSCAVQEHNTSQSQYLAHTIKGSAGQMKASQLEQACAAMEYAASIADTDKMKALLPAVLENAQVVLNRFNSWLDSRD
- a CDS encoding efflux RND transporter permease subunit — its product is MANWLIEKVVRWRYGMIVVSLIVAVVFGWGAQYLQPDTDYKAFFKETNPQLMAFNRIGNAYTQTDSVLFVVQATEATVFTPETLLIISELTRRAWELPYSQRVDSVVNFQHTDADDDGLVVRELVEDAVNLTSQQADSIRQIALNEPQLVKKLISADGKVAGVNVVINLPVHQGDSLHEVGEAARALRAEFADRYPDVRVLLSGIVEYNYASEKIIGDEMVTLMPFMLLVVLLVLVLMLRSFWGTFATLVVILFSIAVAMGAMGWIGWPLTSGSAGAPTIVLTMAVADCVHILVTYYLYLRQGHDKFSAMRTSLRLNFQPVFITSLTTAIGFLSMNFSDLPPFNVLGNVVAIGVVAAFLFAIFFLPALMLVLPARVGNSEVRQSHAIDPFANFVVRHRTGLLWGVSVITIALIACIPRNDINDNFLRFIKQGNPTRDATDFISENLSSFYSVEYSLHSPYEGGVYDPRFLQQVHQFSEWLKLQPEVAQVMSITDIFTRLNRNMHGNDPAWEKLPQERELAAQYLLLYEMSLPFGLDLNNQINFEKTATRLTVNLVEQNTAAMLRYEKKYADYLRVHAPDIRFDAGSTTLLFSHAGISNAISMLEGSILALIIISIILIVALRSLKIGLISIIPNLIPAGLAFGLWAIFVGEVGISIAIAIGMTLGIVVDNTVHFLSKYLRVRREQGATPEQAVRYSFSNVGVALLATNIVLIAGFLVLSMSGFVLNSQMGMFTALTFVMALLVDFFYLPVLLLLVDKDTKLDADHLHQVTGS
- a CDS encoding CZB domain-containing protein yields the protein MNSVVPAVEDTVTGSYLTFALLDARYALAVRHIRYITSLAAIAPREVPDTEHQNHRVFQFQDAQIPLYPFCDLVGMSSQQEDCQQLIALLAQRRQDHIDWMDALHESICEGVDFTKATDPHKCAFGIWYDHYAPEDDELKKIMMLFDEPHKRIHALAEKLLDVSQRQGQVDVAIRMLEEEKHSTLKQLMNLFEQASERLREMQKPVVVILNTGHRTFAIELDGIDGIIDFEYGHWLADTDVDKRPHCYDGFFQKPGAELFVKLNPFNLLTA